One Acetobacterium sp. KB-1 DNA segment encodes these proteins:
- a CDS encoding peptidoglycan DD-metalloendopeptidase family protein has translation MAIPVIAKAATAVATDKKLRNIVLGILAGLLGLVLGLVLTLVYILSTPITMLTSIITNPDILAVVLQLKTEYQYLLPGKANGNGQFAWPLDAEYKLDRSDETNLFGERVHPIYGDVRMHTGIDIQAPDGSNCYAIGDGTVVYAGMNGGWGNTIILNVGKAKDGKEITAFYCHLTSGSWSINAGDMVKRGQQIALTGATGSTQGGHIHFEIKADGEYVDPMLYISDSDAALSGEIDLSTAEMVNSQITAYCDYGTTSSGTTTTANRTVAGYPSLESGTRIYIPVRADQPNGGVYVVEDRGGAVDEERKVIDMWLPTEAECLSWGRQYVPIYVIQEDSATKKQRIVDLGGYDFR, from the coding sequence ATGGCGATTCCAGTCATTGCCAAAGCAGCGACCGCAGTTGCAACGGACAAGAAATTAAGAAACATCGTCCTGGGAATACTGGCCGGGTTATTGGGGCTGGTCTTAGGACTGGTTTTAACCCTTGTATACATTCTGTCTACCCCCATCACCATGCTGACCAGTATCATTACCAATCCGGATATCCTGGCAGTTGTGCTGCAATTAAAAACCGAGTATCAATATTTATTACCGGGAAAAGCCAATGGCAATGGCCAGTTTGCCTGGCCACTGGATGCCGAATACAAACTGGATCGATCTGATGAAACAAACCTGTTCGGTGAACGGGTACATCCGATTTACGGTGATGTGCGGATGCATACCGGGATTGATATTCAAGCACCCGATGGCTCGAATTGCTATGCCATTGGTGACGGAACCGTTGTTTATGCCGGGATGAACGGCGGTTGGGGGAACACCATTATTTTAAATGTCGGAAAGGCCAAAGACGGGAAGGAAATCACCGCTTTCTACTGTCACTTAACGTCCGGATCCTGGTCAATTAATGCCGGCGATATGGTCAAACGGGGACAGCAGATTGCCCTGACCGGTGCAACCGGCAGCACCCAGGGGGGACACATTCATTTTGAAATAAAAGCCGACGGTGAATATGTGGATCCGATGCTTTACATTTCCGATAGTGACGCTGCATTATCCGGCGAAATTGATTTAAGCACCGCCGAAATGGTGAATTCTCAGATCACAGCTTATTGTGATTATGGCACCACATCTTCCGGGACGACCACTACTGCCAACCGGACAGTTGCCGGTTATCCCAGTCTGGAATCAGGTACCCGAATTTACATTCCTGTCCGAGCCGATCAGCCAAACGGCGGGGTCTATGTGGTCGAAGATCGTGGGGGTGCTGTGGATGAAGAACGGAAGGTTATTGATATGTGGCTGCCGACCGAAGCGGAGTGTCTATCATGGGGCAGACAATATGTGCCGATCTATGTTATACAGGAGGATAGTGCCACTAAAAAGCAAAGGATTGTTGATTTAGGGGGCTATGATTTCAGGTAG
- a CDS encoding DUF6710 family protein → MFGKKKPKQLKIYIGGSKENFDDALFAIQNGLAMEKDITGKIACLDFALKVLQTDLKHSILSESIYKKDITDLKDSYIPSVTPLKTDGQNWINQRTGEIIKPVLDFRIAVMFEVEKMKFELQHELESGYIKPGRRCAIPDAWRFFICSKWIDVY, encoded by the coding sequence ATGTTTGGAAAAAAGAAACCAAAACAGCTGAAAATTTACATCGGTGGATCTAAAGAAAATTTTGACGATGCATTATTTGCCATTCAGAATGGCCTTGCCATGGAAAAGGATATTACTGGGAAAATTGCTTGTCTGGATTTTGCCCTGAAGGTTTTACAGACTGACCTGAAACATTCCATTCTTTCGGAATCGATTTATAAAAAAGATATCACAGACTTAAAAGATAGCTATATCCCGTCAGTCACGCCATTAAAAACAGATGGGCAGAACTGGATCAATCAACGAACCGGTGAAATAATCAAGCCGGTTTTAGATTTTCGTATCGCCGTTATGTTTGAAGTGGAAAAAATGAAATTTGAATTACAGCACGAACTTGAATCCGGTTATATAAAGCCGGGAAGGCGCTGTGCTATTCCAGATGCATGGCGTTTTTTTATATGTTCAAAATGGATCGATGTCTATTAA
- a CDS encoding leucine-rich repeat protein, with protein MQKIKNGSFAKYLVTLEAHENDLLLFNGDQFIWAFDAEIDDDTQKLMWAAARYFDDYRIVPPLAEIKKYYNNPFCIREGLCFAIDPENNRAVLQGSNFHDDVRPINIPISPVELVEYQGISYPVTAVADWGFYNNTSVTDLILPDSITQIGNYAFANSIIHDVKMPADISMGNNIFYGCNHLSEKMKNYQDGIKIDQHPQCNLLRKGDVFQTNASDQTVVLDVNGSDALLFNGRKFIQATNIRQDEQGLQWDESQVYEQFSDISKQQPEQSCEDEWEPEM; from the coding sequence ATGCAGAAAATTAAAAACGGATCATTTGCAAAGTATTTAGTTACGTTGGAAGCGCATGAAAATGACTTGCTGTTATTTAATGGGGATCAATTTATCTGGGCATTCGATGCGGAAATTGATGACGATACCCAAAAACTCATGTGGGCAGCTGCCCGTTACTTTGATGATTATCGGATCGTTCCACCATTGGCAGAAATAAAGAAGTATTACAACAATCCATTTTGTATCAGAGAAGGTTTATGTTTTGCCATTGATCCAGAAAATAACCGGGCAGTGTTGCAGGGTTCAAACTTCCACGATGATGTACGACCGATTAATATTCCAATTTCACCGGTTGAGCTGGTCGAGTATCAGGGGATTTCTTACCCGGTTACGGCGGTAGCGGATTGGGGATTTTACAATAATACCAGTGTAACCGATCTGATTCTACCGGATTCAATTACCCAAATCGGGAATTATGCCTTTGCCAATTCGATCATCCATGACGTGAAAATGCCGGCGGATATCAGTATGGGAAATAATATTTTCTATGGCTGTAACCATTTAAGTGAAAAGATGAAAAATTATCAGGACGGAATAAAAATTGATCAGCATCCGCAATGCAATCTATTAAGAAAAGGCGATGTTTTTCAAACCAATGCTTCCGATCAGACGGTGGTATTGGATGTAAATGGGAGCGACGCCCTGTTATTTAACGGCCGGAAATTCATTCAAGCCACCAATATTCGCCAGGACGAACAGGGCTTACAGTGGGACGAAAGCCAGGTTTATGAGCAGTTTAGTGATATTTCAAAACAGCAACCGGAGCAATCGTGTGAGGATGAATGGGAGCCGGAAATGTAA
- a CDS encoding ArdC-like ssDNA-binding domain-containing protein produces MAKYEKRSPEDIKKEMDLYNQKIINLGESFKRDPAVIAEYLEFSSKFYRYSPRNQQLIFSQNERASFVGSYQFYKEKGYQVQKGQKSMKILVPVKASYFYRDGENTSTPLINATKSERERIKRGEIEVKSVMRFKLGSVFDISQTDCPVAEYPRLVSFGEVSQDHATLYEQLRSYCENQGFPVEETALRSIKLRGSYTPDTNEIRLNEKLQDTQKLGTFLHEMSHAFLDHRAEAFRSEISEHQHEFEADGLTIMFLSRFGLEVTEGTKDHLASHYQSFLEQIEALPAEEQKKFSLNLSMDKINNTYKEHIGAMEEHLNQLNAGAQSEDYEEEWEQEM; encoded by the coding sequence ATGGCCAAGTATGAGAAGCGAAGTCCTGAAGATATTAAAAAAGAAATGGATCTCTATAACCAGAAAATAATTAATCTGGGTGAGTCGTTCAAGCGTGATCCGGCGGTCATTGCTGAATATTTAGAGTTTTCTTCAAAGTTTTATCGTTACAGCCCCCGAAATCAGCAGCTTATTTTTTCGCAAAATGAAAGGGCATCCTTTGTGGGCAGTTATCAGTTTTATAAGGAAAAAGGTTATCAGGTGCAGAAGGGTCAAAAAAGCATGAAGATTCTGGTACCGGTTAAAGCGTCTTATTTTTATCGGGATGGGGAAAATACGTCCACTCCTTTAATTAATGCGACCAAAAGCGAACGAGAGCGGATCAAGCGGGGAGAGATCGAGGTAAAATCGGTCATGCGGTTTAAACTGGGATCGGTTTTTGATATTTCCCAAACCGACTGCCCGGTAGCCGAATACCCCCGGTTAGTGAGTTTTGGGGAAGTATCTCAGGATCATGCCACCTTATATGAGCAGCTACGGAGTTATTGTGAAAACCAGGGATTCCCGGTTGAGGAAACAGCTTTGCGCTCGATCAAATTACGGGGATCCTATACGCCAGATACCAATGAAATCAGACTGAACGAAAAACTCCAGGATACTCAAAAGCTCGGGACATTTCTGCATGAAATGTCCCATGCTTTTTTAGACCATAGGGCTGAAGCATTTCGTTCCGAAATAAGTGAACACCAGCATGAATTTGAAGCCGACGGTTTGACCATTATGTTTTTGAGTCGCTTTGGCCTGGAAGTCACTGAAGGAACCAAAGATCATCTGGCATCCCATTACCAGAGTTTTCTGGAACAGATCGAAGCGCTGCCGGCAGAAGAACAGAAAAAATTTAGCTTGAACCTGTCCATGGACAAGATCAACAATACCTATAAAGAACATATCGGGGCGATGGAAGAACATTTGAATCAACTTAATGCCGGGGCACAGTCTGAAGACTATGAAGAAGAATGGGAGCAGGAAATGTGA
- a CDS encoding Fic family protein, protein MKIEQLIKEIENKNNVLQSCRPLTQGELERLNESFMVQFTYNSNAIEGNTLTLGETAMVLEGLTIDQKPLKDHLEAIGHRDAFEYIKDLVSEKAILSEAVIKNIHSLVLINRPKDKGIYRRIPVSIAGAFIEPVQPVQIQPSMEELILKNEQWKSTLHPIERVARFHLEFEGIHPFIDGNGRTGRLILNLDLMQNNYLPVNVKFSDRKKYYEAFDTYFRNDDVSAMAELIGNNLLERINEYINILSNSQALEIDEEWEPEQ, encoded by the coding sequence TTGAAGATTGAACAGCTAATAAAAGAAATTGAAAATAAAAATAACGTCCTTCAGTCCTGCCGGCCTTTAACGCAAGGAGAATTAGAACGACTCAACGAATCATTTATGGTTCAGTTTACCTATAACTCCAATGCGATTGAAGGCAATACCTTAACGCTTGGAGAAACTGCCATGGTTTTAGAAGGACTTACCATTGATCAAAAACCATTAAAAGATCATTTGGAAGCCATCGGTCATCGGGACGCCTTTGAATATATTAAAGACCTGGTGAGTGAAAAAGCCATTTTATCCGAAGCAGTTATTAAAAATATTCACTCCTTAGTTTTAATCAATCGACCCAAAGATAAGGGGATTTATCGACGAATACCGGTTTCAATTGCAGGAGCCTTTATCGAGCCGGTGCAGCCGGTTCAGATACAGCCATCCATGGAAGAATTGATTCTAAAGAATGAACAGTGGAAGTCAACACTTCATCCAATTGAGCGAGTGGCACGGTTTCATTTAGAATTTGAAGGGATTCACCCCTTTATTGACGGAAATGGTCGTACCGGTCGGTTAATCCTTAATCTTGATCTGATGCAGAATAATTATCTGCCCGTTAATGTGAAATTTTCAGATCGGAAAAAATATTATGAAGCATTCGACACGTATTTTAGAAATGATGATGTTTCAGCAATGGCGGAACTGATCGGAAACAACCTTTTAGAACGCATTAATGAATATATCAACATTCTGTCCAATTCTCAAGCCCTTGAAATTGATGAAGAATGGGAACCTGAACAATAA
- a CDS encoding TnpV protein has protein sequence MELTYHQEGEFLTPDIKPLTPPSQEIGKYGNLRNQYLKEFKPDLLMELIFDDKINEHLVEVDQAAKRRLELIMAGMMKNHPAPDKKTQPLEWAGHMNNLQHLANEIVLSELIYN, from the coding sequence ATGGAATTGACCTATCACCAGGAAGGGGAGTTTCTGACCCCGGACATCAAACCCCTGACTCCACCCAGTCAGGAAATCGGGAAGTACGGGAACTTAAGGAACCAGTATCTGAAGGAATTCAAGCCGGATCTGTTGATGGAACTGATCTTCGACGACAAGATCAACGAACACCTGGTGGAAGTGGATCAGGCAGCCAAGCGCCGACTGGAGCTGATCATGGCGGGGATGATGAAAAATCATCCGGCCCCGGACAAGAAAACCCAGCCCCTGGAATGGGCGGGTCATATGAACAACCTTCAACACTTGGCCAACGAGATCGTTCTTTCGGAACTCATTTACAACTAA
- the dinB gene encoding DNA polymerase IV, translating to MDRVILHSDMNSFYAAVECLYNPEIRDKPVAVGGNPEKRHGIILAKNEKAKKAGVKTGEALWQAREKCPGLVIVAPNYERYLRYSKLSRQIYNRYSDQVEPYGLDESWISVTNSVKVHGSGEEIARKISREIQDELGVTVSIGVSWNKIFAKFGSDYKKPNAITVINRDNYKKIVWEKPAEDLLYVGRSTKNKLLKYGIYTIGQLAESNLDFLVHVFGKMGVVLWRFANGLDDSPVKSFDEHYNGNERLIKSIGNSITTPRDLTNLKDVKIIIYMLTESVAMRLRETGCYCQTVAIHVRNKELHSFTRQMKLQKPSDLTNEIARAAIDLFVRNYDFSSDIRSMGVRVTDLVPDSTPIQLDVFGNEELRVRQARLDDTVDGLKKRFGNLAVRRAVTIDDPMGCLDAKKDHVIYPISYF from the coding sequence TTGGATCGTGTTATTCTGCATAGCGATATGAATTCGTTTTATGCAGCAGTGGAGTGTTTGTATAATCCGGAGATCAGAGATAAGCCGGTGGCCGTGGGCGGTAATCCGGAAAAACGCCATGGGATCATCCTGGCCAAGAATGAAAAAGCCAAGAAAGCCGGGGTCAAGACCGGCGAAGCCTTGTGGCAAGCCCGGGAAAAGTGCCCTGGTTTGGTAATCGTGGCACCAAATTATGAACGGTACCTCCGATATTCAAAGTTATCCAGGCAGATTTATAACCGCTACTCGGATCAGGTGGAGCCTTATGGTTTGGACGAAAGTTGGATCTCCGTCACGAATAGCGTTAAGGTTCATGGTAGCGGGGAAGAAATTGCCAGAAAAATCAGTCGTGAAATTCAAGACGAGCTGGGAGTGACGGTATCAATCGGAGTGTCCTGGAATAAGATTTTTGCCAAGTTTGGTTCTGACTATAAAAAACCCAATGCGATCACAGTAATTAATCGAGATAATTATAAGAAAATCGTCTGGGAGAAGCCAGCAGAAGATTTACTCTATGTTGGTCGATCCACCAAGAATAAACTCTTGAAATATGGGATTTATACAATCGGCCAATTAGCCGAGAGCAATTTGGATTTTCTGGTTCATGTGTTTGGAAAGATGGGGGTGGTTCTATGGCGGTTTGCCAATGGTCTTGATGATAGCCCGGTTAAGAGCTTTGATGAGCATTACAATGGCAATGAACGGCTGATTAAAAGCATTGGCAACAGTATTACGACACCCAGGGACTTAACCAATCTGAAGGACGTCAAGATCATCATTTATATGCTGACCGAAAGCGTGGCCATGCGTTTAAGGGAAACTGGCTGTTATTGTCAAACTGTGGCCATTCATGTTCGAAATAAAGAGCTTCACAGCTTTACCAGGCAAATGAAGCTCCAGAAGCCATCGGATCTGACCAATGAAATTGCCAGAGCAGCCATAGATCTGTTTGTAAGAAACTATGATTTCAGCTCGGACATCCGCTCCATGGGCGTGAGGGTTACAGACTTGGTACCGGATTCAACACCCATTCAACTGGATGTATTTGGCAATGAGGAATTACGGGTACGACAGGCAAGACTGGATGATACCGTGGATGGCTTGAAAAAACGCTTTGGTAATCTGGCGGTGCGACGGGCTGTTACGATTGACGATCCGATGGGGTGCCTGGATGCTAAGAAAGATCATGTTATCTATCCCATTTCATATTTTTAA
- the cptIN gene encoding type III toxin-antitoxin system CptIN family toxin, whose translation MEHGRFYFLVDEYFTKFNDANLMNNREMVGGIFHDRPSFYAYYDEKSKIFWLVPISSKLEKFKNLYDHKIEKYGRCDTIVFGNVLGHEKAFLIQNMSPVIPKYIKNQYIERETENPVKIDGMLERELQKKVKRVLSLIRQGKKLVFPDVLEMERILIEELKNNI comes from the coding sequence ATGGAACATGGACGGTTCTATTTTTTAGTTGATGAATATTTTACCAAATTCAACGATGCTAATTTAATGAATAATAGAGAAATGGTTGGTGGAATATTTCATGACAGACCTTCTTTTTACGCATATTATGATGAGAAGTCAAAAATATTTTGGTTAGTTCCAATTTCCTCAAAATTAGAAAAATTTAAAAATCTTTATGACCATAAAATTGAAAAATATGGGAGATGCGATACGATAGTATTTGGGAATGTACTTGGTCACGAAAAAGCATTTTTGATTCAAAACATGAGTCCAGTTATTCCTAAATATATAAAAAATCAATATATCGAAAGAGAAACCGAGAATCCCGTGAAAATTGATGGTATGTTAGAACGAGAACTTCAAAAAAAGGTAAAAAGAGTTCTAAGCTTGATAAGACAAGGTAAAAAGCTTGTTTTTCCGGATGTTCTTGAAATGGAAAGAATCTTAATAGAGGAATTGAAAAATAATATCTAG
- a CDS encoding IS3 family transposase (programmed frameshift): MTRRERRIFTDEFKNQVVQLYLNGKPRHEIIKEYELSASAFDRWVKQHQNSGSFKEKDNRSDEENELIKLRKEVQQLKMENDIPKASSADHRTKVEVIQANQDRYSVSAMCKVLKITQSTYYYESKTRKSEDEKKLKQDITDIFKASRRNYGTRKIKKELEKKKQIVSRRRIGRIMKELGLVSTYTIAQFKVHKTPVNNDKIQNEVNRQFDDREQLEVVVSDLTYVRVAGKWNYVCILLDLYNREIIGYSAGAQKDAMLVYQAFATVKYRLDKISIFHTDRGNEFKNNIIDGIIDTFNIRRSLSQKGCPYDNAVAEATFKVFKTEFVYPNTFDSLEQLKLELFDYIHWYNHIRIHSSLDYMTPIEFKTADLKKVV; this comes from the exons ATGACCAGAAGAGAACGCCGAATTTTTACAGATGAATTTAAAAATCAGGTCGTCCAATTATATTTAAACGGAAAACCCAGACATGAAATTATTAAGGAGTATGAATTGTCAGCTTCAGCCTTTGATCGTTGGGTGAAACAGCATCAAAACTCCGGATCATTTAAAGAAAAAGACAACCGCAGTGATGAAGAAAACGAGTTAATCAAATTGCGCAAAGAAGTCCAACAATTAAAAATGGAAAACGACATCC CTAAAGCAAGCAGCGCTGATCATAGGACGAAAGTAGAAGTCATCCAAGCGAATCAAGACAGATACTCGGTATCAGCAATGTGTAAAGTCCTAAAAATAACACAAAGCACCTATTATTATGAGTCTAAAACCCGAAAATCAGAAGATGAAAAAAAACTGAAACAGGATATTACCGACATTTTCAAGGCTAGCAGGCGTAATTATGGCACGCGTAAAATCAAAAAAGAACTGGAAAAGAAAAAACAGATTGTATCACGCCGACGGATTGGCCGAATAATGAAAGAACTGGGCCTGGTATCGACCTATACAATCGCTCAATTCAAAGTTCATAAAACACCGGTAAACAATGATAAAATCCAAAACGAAGTTAATCGCCAGTTTGATGACAGAGAGCAGCTGGAAGTAGTTGTCAGTGATCTTACCTATGTTCGTGTTGCCGGAAAATGGAATTATGTATGTATTCTTCTGGATTTATACAATCGCGAAATTATTGGTTACAGCGCAGGCGCGCAAAAAGATGCCATGCTTGTTTATCAGGCTTTTGCAACGGTCAAATACAGACTGGATAAGATATCAATCTTCCATACGGATCGTGGAAATGAATTTAAAAACAATATTATTGATGGGATCATCGATACGTTTAATATCAGACGTTCATTGAGTCAAAAAGGTTGTCCGTATGACAATGCCGTTGCTGAAGCTACCTTTAAAGTTTTTAAAACTGAATTTGTGTATCCGAATACGTTTGACTCCCTGGAACAGCTAAAACTGGAATTGTTTGATTATATTCATTGGTATAATCACATCCGAATTCATTCGTCTCTTGATTATATGACGCCGATTGAATTCAAAACAGCAGACCTTAAAAAAGTTGTCTGA
- a CDS encoding restriction endonuclease, with amino-acid sequence MARGTVEVDVYIETPNELVKQILCECKYWNTPVTKEKVHAFRTVVYDSGAELGIMISKNGYQSGAIDAAKYSNIRLETWESFLNIIMHRWIDNRLWTVKKMAARVMSFDDVYDYECEKLTIQESIIYRHICNNMRKVTSQSCFVTKSKLMNDNFYIEGTPINSIYSDIEEYLNKLYQKLSDALEILEKLSVKPNKPDRYISTMKAYMDNE; translated from the coding sequence ATAGCAAGAGGTACTGTTGAAGTTGATGTTTATATTGAAACCCCAAATGAATTAGTAAAACAAATATTGTGCGAATGCAAATATTGGAACACACCTGTGACAAAAGAAAAGGTACATGCTTTTAGAACTGTTGTTTATGACTCTGGAGCGGAATTAGGCATTATGATATCTAAAAATGGGTATCAATCTGGAGCTATTGATGCAGCAAAATATTCAAATATTCGACTTGAAACTTGGGAAAGCTTTCTGAATATTATTATGCATAGATGGATTGACAATCGGTTATGGACGGTCAAAAAAATGGCAGCGCGTGTTATGAGTTTTGATGATGTTTACGATTATGAATGTGAAAAGTTAACGATTCAAGAGTCTATAATCTATCGACATATTTGTAATAATATGAGGAAAGTTACGAGTCAATCATGTTTTGTAACGAAGTCTAAATTAATGAATGATAATTTTTATATTGAGGGAACTCCAATTAATTCTATTTATTCTGATATTGAAGAATATTTAAATAAATTGTATCAAAAACTTTCTGATGCATTAGAAATACTTGAAAAATTGAGTGTGAAACCCAATAAACCCGATCGTTATATATCAACAATGAAAGCGTATATGGATAATGAATAA
- a CDS encoding IS3 family transposase, whose product MKQNYVNWYNNVRIHSKLVI is encoded by the coding sequence ATGAAGCAAAATTATGTCAATTGGTATAACAATGTAAGAATTCATTCAAAATTGGTTATTTGA